A portion of the Clostridium gelidum genome contains these proteins:
- a CDS encoding GntR family transcriptional regulator: MDNYKIEKGPSYYNQAYNSIKDMIFNGLLKPGDRIYESKLATEFQISRSPVREAIRSLEKDGLLFLTDKSKITVYQPTKKDIEDIYECRQALESQAARLTTRNASDKELQQIENILSETEKNIEHFDDNLVKTIISLNTQFHNLILNFSQNNRLQKQSNDLSTLTFFYRSIDVYEHDRNMDIFNYHLEIFHYIKKRDEEKAAKTMYSHIGNDLKHLKDILSIECTI; the protein is encoded by the coding sequence ATGGATAATTATAAAATCGAAAAAGGTCCCTCCTACTACAATCAAGCTTATAATTCTATAAAAGATATGATTTTCAATGGTCTTCTAAAACCCGGAGATAGAATTTATGAGTCAAAACTTGCTACCGAATTTCAAATAAGCAGAAGCCCCGTAAGGGAAGCCATACGCTCTTTAGAAAAAGATGGTTTACTTTTTTTAACCGATAAATCAAAGATCACAGTATATCAACCAACAAAAAAAGATATTGAAGATATTTATGAATGTCGTCAAGCTTTAGAATCTCAGGCTGCAAGATTAACTACACGTAATGCCTCTGATAAAGAATTACAACAGATTGAAAACATATTATCGGAAACAGAAAAAAATATAGAACATTTTGATGATAACTTAGTTAAAACTATTATCTCTCTAAATACTCAGTTCCATAATTTAATTTTAAACTTTAGTCAAAATAATCGCTTACAAAAACAAAGTAATGATCTAAGTACACTTACTTTTTTTTATAGATCTATAGATGTATATGAACATGATCGTAATATGGATATTTTTAATTATCATCTTGAGATATTTCATTATATTAAGAAAAGGGATGAAGAGAAAGCTGCTAAAACTATGTACAGCCATATAGGCAACGACTTGAAACATTTAAAAGATATTCTATCAATAGAATGTACCATTTAG
- the brnQ gene encoding branched-chain amino acid transport system II carrier protein yields the protein MKEKLKIQQNLLIGSLLFGLFFGAGNLIFPVQMGQEAGNHVFAATIGFLITGVGLPILGIIASAISKSESLFDMARPISSRYASIFTCLLYLTIGPLFAIPRTATVAFEVGIHPFISDEHLKLGLIIFSFIFFVFTIYFSLKPGQILDWVGKYLTPIFLILLSILLIATFISPMGQGSDYPAQGSYATQPLFTGLLDGYNTMDALASVAFAIIIISNIKKLGIKDSRLIAIETSKSGLVSVIGMAIIYGSLAYMGATSLGSVTRADNGGSILSMVSNHYFGVVGKVLLAAIVGIACVKTAIGLITACSEMFSEMFPKSISYKKYAIIFTLFSFIIANFGLSNLIQLSIPVLMFLYPLVITLILLSLLTPFINKQSDIYKWTTGLTIIAAFFDLCKSLPQYMQQNVVVTQIINFAHLYLPGFDYGFGWILPALCGFFIGLIIWMIRVKKIHR from the coding sequence ATGAAAGAAAAGCTGAAAATTCAGCAAAACTTATTGATAGGTTCATTATTATTTGGACTATTTTTTGGGGCAGGTAACTTGATTTTTCCAGTACAAATGGGACAAGAAGCTGGAAATCATGTTTTTGCAGCGACTATTGGATTTTTAATTACAGGTGTAGGATTGCCAATACTTGGAATCATTGCATCAGCTATTTCAAAAAGTGAAAGTTTATTTGATATGGCGAGACCTATTAGTTCTCGTTATGCAAGTATATTCACCTGTTTATTATACTTAACAATTGGTCCATTATTTGCAATTCCCCGTACTGCGACAGTTGCATTTGAGGTGGGAATTCATCCTTTTATTTCTGATGAACATTTAAAACTCGGACTCATTATTTTCTCATTTATATTTTTTGTTTTTACAATTTATTTTTCACTAAAACCAGGGCAAATTTTAGACTGGGTAGGGAAATATCTTACTCCTATTTTTCTGATATTATTATCTATTTTATTAATTGCTACATTTATAAGTCCAATGGGGCAAGGAAGCGATTATCCAGCTCAAGGAAGTTATGCTACTCAGCCATTATTTACTGGTTTATTAGATGGATATAATACTATGGATGCTTTAGCTTCTGTAGCTTTTGCTATTATTATTATTTCTAATATTAAAAAGTTAGGTATTAAAGATTCTCGCTTAATTGCTATTGAAACAAGTAAATCAGGTTTAGTTAGTGTTATTGGTATGGCTATTATTTATGGTTCATTAGCTTATATGGGAGCTACAAGCTTAGGGAGCGTAACACGTGCTGATAACGGAGGAAGTATCTTATCTATGGTCAGTAATCATTATTTTGGGGTTGTTGGGAAGGTATTATTAGCAGCTATTGTTGGAATTGCATGCGTAAAAACAGCTATTGGTTTAATCACTGCCTGTTCTGAAATGTTCAGTGAGATGTTTCCGAAATCAATTTCATATAAAAAATATGCTATTATCTTTACACTTTTCTCATTTATAATCGCTAATTTCGGATTAAGCAATCTCATACAGCTATCGATACCAGTGCTTATGTTTCTTTATCCATTAGTAATTACTTTAATTTTATTGTCTTTATTAACTCCATTTATTAATAAGCAAAGTGATATTTATAAATGGACAACTGGGTTAACAATTATTGCAGCATTTTTTGATTTATGTAAATCATTACCACAATATATGCAACAAAATGTTGTGGTTACACAAATTATTAATTTTGCTCATTTATATTTACCTGGATTTGACTATGGATTTGGCTGGATATTACCAGCACTTTGTGGATTTTTTATAGGATTAATTATTTGGATGATTCGAGTAAAAAAAATACACAGATAA